From a single Pseudobutyrivibrio xylanivorans genomic region:
- the rlmD gene encoding 23S rRNA (uracil(1939)-C(5))-methyltransferase RlmD yields MKRGEVVQGKVIKVNFPNKGIVETAEGDRLRVKGVLPGQTVSVRVKKSSKEKAQGNLLSVDAPSELEMAEPACVHYGKCGGCTYQSLPYETQLEIKSGMIHDLMAPVIGEDVWNATYEGIKGSPKQFEYRNKMEFSFGDEVKDGPLSLGMHKKGSFYDVVTVDGCQIIDADMRRVLTITLDYFVNANQPYYRKNTHEGYLRHLLVRKAAKTGEILVDIVTSTQIDESFEKELLGGWKQALLTCPDWEGKLTGILHTKNDREADVVADEGTEILYGQDWFKEELLGLSFTISPFSFFQTNSLGAEVLYSTARDFIAGGADGAEVYDLYSGTGTIAQVIAPAAKHVTGVEIISEAVEAAKENAKLNGLSNCDFIAGDVLKVLDDISEKPDYIILDPPRDGIHPKALEKIIDYGVDSLVYISCKPTSLARDLEVFLARGYHVTRLACVDMFPGTYHVETCAKIERI; encoded by the coding sequence ATGAAACGTGGAGAAGTTGTACAAGGTAAGGTAATAAAAGTAAACTTCCCTAACAAAGGTATAGTTGAAACTGCTGAGGGTGACCGCCTTCGTGTAAAGGGCGTGCTCCCAGGTCAGACAGTTTCTGTAAGAGTTAAAAAGTCTTCAAAGGAAAAGGCACAGGGCAATCTCCTTTCTGTGGATGCTCCTTCAGAGCTTGAGATGGCTGAGCCAGCATGTGTACATTATGGTAAATGCGGCGGCTGTACATATCAGTCACTTCCTTATGAGACGCAGCTCGAGATTAAGTCAGGTATGATTCATGACCTGATGGCTCCAGTCATTGGTGAGGATGTATGGAATGCTACCTATGAGGGAATCAAGGGCAGTCCAAAGCAGTTTGAATATAGAAATAAGATGGAGTTCTCCTTTGGAGATGAGGTGAAGGATGGACCTCTTTCTCTTGGTATGCACAAGAAGGGGAGCTTCTATGATGTTGTTACAGTAGATGGCTGTCAGATTATTGATGCAGATATGCGTCGCGTTCTTACAATCACTTTAGATTACTTCGTAAATGCGAATCAGCCATATTATCGCAAGAATACCCACGAGGGATACCTCCGTCATTTGCTTGTGCGCAAGGCAGCAAAGACTGGAGAAATTCTTGTGGATATAGTTACAAGCACACAGATAGATGAAAGCTTCGAAAAGGAGCTTTTAGGAGGTTGGAAGCAGGCGCTTCTAACATGCCCGGATTGGGAAGGCAAGCTTACTGGCATCCTTCATACTAAGAATGACAGAGAAGCAGATGTTGTAGCAGATGAGGGTACAGAAATCCTCTATGGCCAGGATTGGTTTAAGGAAGAGTTACTTGGTCTTTCATTTACTATCAGTCCATTCTCATTCTTCCAGACCAACTCACTTGGTGCAGAGGTGCTCTACAGCACAGCTCGTGATTTCATAGCTGGCGGCGCTGATGGAGCAGAGGTCTATGATCTTTATTCTGGCACAGGCACAATCGCCCAGGTTATCGCACCTGCAGCAAAGCACGTTACTGGTGTAGAAATCATCTCCGAAGCGGTTGAGGCTGCAAAGGAAAATGCCAAGCTCAATGGACTTTCAAATTGCGATTTCATCGCAGGTGATGTCCTCAAGGTTCTTGATGATATCTCTGAAAAGCCAGACTATATCATCCTTGACCCACCACGTGATGGTATCCATCCAAAGGCCTTGGAGAAGATCATCGACTACGGTGTGGATTCACTTGTGTATATCTCATGCAAGCCTACCAGCCTTGCACGAGACCTTGAGGTATTCCTCGCCCGCGGCTATCATGTAACCCGCTTGGCTTGCGTTGATATGTTCCCTGGGACTTATCATGTGGAGACGTGTGCGAAAATTGAGAGGATATAG
- a CDS encoding GNAT family N-acetyltransferase produces MNKVDRIRYKEYIKCANECLANRVYPLSIATGTQDGDIYVDGKGCVLFWHYCGFAYISGDVSSDVLEEVYQNFWGSDTERRFLLITDSKFFSDYYSGIDMLRIDKRIEYTHSGILEKQPKLDDGFVIERITSDNIHVIQGRITPSFSWNDSEMFLRNGFGFLARSKEDGSFAAVAFSSAVSPEEVDIGVETAETYRYHGLASYLAYKMCEEIIRQGRRPVWAHAETNTGSQKTALSVGFKPIGINTVIQKK; encoded by the coding sequence TTGAATAAAGTTGATAGAATCAGATACAAAGAATATATTAAATGTGCTAACGAATGCCTGGCTAACCGGGTTTATCCTTTATCAATTGCGACCGGGACTCAGGATGGAGATATTTATGTTGATGGCAAAGGCTGTGTACTGTTTTGGCATTATTGCGGCTTTGCGTATATCTCTGGGGATGTGAGCTCAGATGTTCTTGAGGAAGTATATCAAAATTTTTGGGGGTCTGATACGGAGCGAAGATTTTTACTAATTACAGATTCGAAGTTTTTTTCCGACTATTATTCAGGCATAGACATGCTACGAATTGATAAAAGGATTGAATACACTCATAGCGGAATCCTTGAAAAGCAACCGAAACTTGATGACGGCTTTGTCATTGAACGTATAACTTCAGACAATATACATGTCATTCAGGGGAGAATTACGCCATCTTTTTCCTGGAATGACAGTGAAATGTTCCTTCGGAATGGATTTGGATTTCTGGCAAGAAGTAAGGAAGATGGCAGCTTCGCTGCGGTGGCGTTTTCAAGTGCGGTCAGTCCGGAGGAAGTGGATATTGGTGTTGAGACTGCTGAAACATACAGATACCATGGTCTGGCATCCTATCTGGCATACAAGATGTGTGAGGAAATCATACGCCAGGGCAGAAGACCTGTATGGGCCCATGCGGAAACGAATACAGGTTCACAGAAAACGGCTCTCAGCGTCGGATTTAAACCAATAGGAATAAATACGGTAATCCAAAAGAAGTAA
- a CDS encoding helix-turn-helix domain-containing protein has protein sequence MAITERIFFLIKERGLSQNAFGKAAGIAPSTISDWKRKGHNPSADKIMDICRVLEVSPEALLTGKGIDETEVKETKVDYKEKQLLMEYEGLNEDAQKRLLTYAKKLGELTKLEEI, from the coding sequence ATGGCAATAACTGAAAGAATATTTTTTCTTATAAAAGAGCGTGGGTTAAGTCAAAATGCATTTGGTAAAGCAGCTGGTATAGCACCAAGTACAATCAGTGATTGGAAGAGAAAAGGGCATAATCCTTCCGCTGATAAGATTATGGATATATGCAGAGTATTAGAAGTATCACCGGAGGCTCTTCTTACTGGTAAAGGTATAGATGAGACTGAGGTCAAGGAGACTAAGGTGGATTATAAGGAAAAGCAGCTTTTAATGGAATATGAAGGCTTAAATGAGGACGCACAAAAGAGGCTGCTGACTTATGCAAAGAAGTTGGGGGAGTTGACTAAGTTAGAGGAGATTTAA
- a CDS encoding ATP-dependent helicase — translation MNLDILNDKQREGVVTTEGPVLILAGAGSGKTRVLTHRVAYLIEQGVMPYNIMAITFTNKAAREMRERIDSIVGFGSDGVWVATFHASCVRILRRFGDRIGYGSNFTIYDTDDCKTLMKDVCKYLQIDTKQFKERTFLNVISDAKNKLIGPEEFTNRAMGDYNMSRQASVYREYQARLRQNNAMDFDDLIMKTVELLKVDGEVRAYYNDKFKYIMVDEYQDTNAAQFELVRLLTGAQQNLCVVGDDDQSIYKFRGADIYNILNFEQHFPAAHVIKLEQNYRSTGNILEAANSVIANNEGRKEKALWTEAEDGDKIHFQQFDSAYEEASFIASNIASFVRKGEADYKDCAVLYRTNAQSRLIEEKMIYEGIPYKIVGGVNFYSRKEIKDILAYLKTVDNGSDDIAVQRIINIPKRGIGATTIAKVSDFARERGLNFYEALVHCEEIPSIGKAAAKIQGFTSLVEKLREIGKTESVSALVEEILDQTDYVAELKAEGTDEAKARIENIDELLTKAVAYEKDARAEGEEPTLSGFLEDVALVADIDSYEESDNYVVLMTLHGAKGLEFPRVYMAGMEDGLFPGQSAIFDGGGADSEMEEERRLAYVGITRAREHLTMTSARMRMIRGETAFHKISRFVKEIPEELLQGNLWEPKPMEDYSSTPIGEYSVYQRPSKPVSSFNKPVSSYSKPASFTVGSSTTAVANKNGTKIEKGDLEYGIGDRVSHIKFKEGTVKDIIDEGRDYEVTVEFDGVGVKKMFASFAKLRKI, via the coding sequence ATGAATTTAGATATTTTAAATGACAAGCAGCGTGAGGGTGTTGTCACAACCGAGGGACCTGTGCTTATTTTGGCAGGTGCTGGTTCGGGAAAGACAAGAGTGCTTACACATCGCGTTGCTTATTTGATTGAGCAGGGCGTGATGCCATACAACATTATGGCTATCACCTTCACGAATAAAGCAGCTCGAGAGATGCGTGAGCGTATAGATAGTATAGTTGGATTTGGTTCAGATGGCGTTTGGGTTGCCACCTTCCATGCCAGCTGTGTGCGAATCCTTCGCCGCTTTGGTGACAGAATTGGATATGGCAGCAATTTCACTATTTATGATACTGATGATTGCAAGACTCTTATGAAGGATGTTTGCAAATATCTTCAGATAGACACAAAGCAGTTCAAGGAACGTACATTTTTAAATGTAATTTCCGATGCCAAGAATAAGCTCATTGGACCTGAGGAGTTTACCAATCGTGCCATGGGAGATTACAACATGTCGCGTCAGGCTTCCGTGTACCGTGAGTACCAGGCACGTCTTCGCCAGAACAATGCAATGGATTTTGATGACCTGATCATGAAGACTGTTGAGCTTTTGAAGGTAGATGGTGAGGTGCGAGCTTACTACAATGATAAGTTCAAGTATATCATGGTGGATGAGTATCAGGACACCAATGCTGCACAGTTTGAGCTGGTTCGCTTGCTTACTGGAGCTCAGCAGAATCTTTGTGTAGTAGGTGATGATGATCAGTCTATTTACAAGTTCCGTGGCGCTGATATCTATAATATTTTGAATTTTGAGCAGCATTTCCCAGCAGCTCATGTGATTAAGCTGGAGCAGAATTACCGCTCTACCGGTAATATTCTGGAGGCAGCCAATTCTGTCATAGCAAACAATGAAGGACGTAAGGAAAAGGCCCTTTGGACCGAAGCTGAGGATGGAGATAAAATCCATTTCCAGCAGTTTGACAGTGCATACGAGGAAGCAAGCTTTATTGCCAGCAATATTGCATCCTTTGTTCGTAAGGGAGAGGCTGATTATAAGGATTGTGCGGTGCTTTATCGTACCAATGCACAGTCCCGTCTTATTGAAGAGAAGATGATTTACGAGGGAATCCCATACAAGATTGTAGGCGGTGTAAACTTCTACAGCCGTAAGGAAATCAAGGATATCCTCGCTTATTTAAAAACAGTTGATAATGGTAGTGATGATATTGCAGTTCAGCGTATTATCAATATTCCAAAGCGTGGAATCGGTGCTACTACTATCGCCAAGGTTTCTGATTTTGCAAGGGAGCGTGGTTTGAATTTCTATGAGGCGCTGGTTCATTGCGAGGAGATTCCTTCCATTGGAAAGGCCGCTGCAAAGATTCAGGGCTTCACGTCCCTTGTTGAGAAGCTTCGTGAGATTGGAAAGACAGAGTCGGTTTCAGCTCTTGTTGAGGAGATTTTGGATCAGACAGATTATGTGGCAGAGCTTAAGGCTGAGGGCACAGATGAGGCAAAGGCACGAATCGAGAATATCGACGAGCTTTTGACAAAGGCAGTTGCCTACGAGAAGGATGCAAGAGCGGAAGGCGAGGAGCCAACTCTTTCAGGATTTTTAGAGGATGTTGCACTTGTAGCCGATATTGATAGTTACGAGGAGAGCGACAACTATGTTGTTCTTATGACTCTTCATGGAGCAAAGGGTCTTGAGTTCCCACGTGTTTACATGGCAGGAATGGAAGACGGATTGTTCCCAGGACAGAGTGCAATCTTTGATGGCGGTGGAGCTGATTCAGAGATGGAAGAGGAGCGTCGTCTGGCATACGTGGGAATTACCCGTGCCAGAGAGCACCTGACTATGACCAGTGCTCGAATGAGAATGATTCGTGGTGAGACTGCTTTCCACAAGATTTCCCGATTTGTTAAGGAGATTCCAGAGGAGCTTCTTCAGGGCAACCTTTGGGAGCCAAAGCCAATGGAGGATTATTCTAGCACTCCTATTGGTGAGTACTCTGTATATCAGAGACCAAGCAAGCCAGTGTCTAGCTTCAACAAGCCAGTTTCAAGTTATTCGAAGCCGGCGAGCTTTACAGTGGGAAGCTCGACTACCGCAGTGGCAAACAAGAATGGCACAAAGATTGAAAAAGGTGATTTAGAATATGGTATTGGCGACCGCGTCAGCCATATTAAATTTAAAGAAGGCACAGTGAAGGATATCATTGACGAGGGTCGTGACTATGAGGTTACGGTAGAGTTTGATGGTGTAGGCGTGAAGAAGATGTTCGCGTCGTTCGCGAAGTTGCGTAAGATTTAG
- a CDS encoding IS110 family transposase, producing MISVGVDVSKGKSTVCVMKPYGEIVLKPFEVQHTESELSELEKMLRKLDGEVRLVMEATGVYHLPLLTFFLERGYFVSVINPYAMRKYAKDNSIRGAKTDKLDSIVIANYGIEKWYKLQNYDKDEAIYAELKLLGRRYRFYMELHIKALQELTHMLDYTMPGLKTKFNSWDEKNNKDKLSDFVERFWHYDLIIGMSRDDFVVAYCEWAKEKKYQKSQSKAEEIYELASNGIPTLSSSTPSTKMLVQEAISVLRAIDDTLNTILTRMKELAKSLPEYSTVRAMGGVGDVLAPKLIAEIGDIRKLHSAKALIAVAGIDPPPYESGQFVGSNRRITKRGSSTLRKVGYEVMRVLKSHPEPEDNAVYNYILKKEAEGKTKKHAKIAGLNKFLRIYYARVSEVYK from the coding sequence ATGATAAGCGTAGGTGTTGATGTTTCTAAAGGTAAAAGTACTGTATGCGTTATGAAGCCATACGGAGAAATTGTATTAAAACCGTTTGAAGTACAGCATACAGAAAGTGAGCTCAGCGAACTTGAGAAGATGTTAAGGAAGCTGGATGGCGAAGTAAGATTGGTTATGGAAGCCACAGGTGTATACCATTTGCCATTGCTAACTTTTTTTCTTGAGCGTGGGTATTTTGTGTCGGTAATAAATCCATATGCCATGAGAAAATATGCTAAAGATAACAGCATTCGTGGCGCTAAAACAGACAAATTGGACTCAATTGTCATAGCAAACTATGGTATTGAAAAATGGTATAAGCTTCAAAACTATGACAAAGATGAGGCTATATATGCTGAGCTTAAGTTGCTTGGGAGACGTTACAGATTCTATATGGAACTACACATTAAAGCGCTTCAAGAATTAACTCATATGTTAGATTACACAATGCCAGGCTTAAAAACTAAATTTAATAGTTGGGATGAAAAGAATAATAAAGATAAACTTAGTGATTTTGTAGAACGCTTCTGGCATTATGACCTGATTATCGGAATGAGTCGTGATGATTTTGTGGTGGCCTATTGTGAGTGGGCTAAAGAAAAGAAATACCAAAAGAGCCAATCAAAAGCTGAAGAAATATATGAATTGGCATCTAATGGTATTCCTACGTTATCTTCAAGTACTCCATCTACAAAAATGTTAGTACAAGAAGCTATATCTGTGTTGAGAGCAATTGATGATACCCTCAATACAATTCTAACACGAATGAAGGAACTTGCTAAGAGTTTACCTGAATATTCTACTGTTAGAGCAATGGGTGGGGTTGGTGATGTATTGGCACCTAAGTTGATTGCTGAAATTGGAGATATAAGAAAACTTCATAGCGCAAAAGCACTTATTGCTGTTGCGGGAATAGATCCTCCTCCATATGAATCAGGACAATTTGTAGGTTCAAACCGGCGCATAACGAAAAGAGGTTCATCAACGCTACGAAAAGTAGGGTATGAAGTTATGCGAGTGTTGAAGAGTCACCCTGAACCAGAGGATAATGCTGTATACAATTACATCCTGAAAAAGGAAGCTGAAGGTAAAACAAAGAAACATGCAAAAATAGCAGGTTTAAACAAGTTTTTAAGGATATATTATGCAAGAGTAAGTGAAGTGTATAAATAG
- a CDS encoding glycoside hydrolase family 2 TIM barrel-domain containing protein, translating to MIKKCLNDNWLVYETGKRDNAIKVDVPYDAMLLDEKSADSVTGVNLGWIVPKDYTYEKSLFVPIEWKEKVNIIYFESVYHKASVFVNGRKAAFQDYGYSGFYVDVTEFLKYGEDNEIRVEAINSDQPNSRWYSGTGIYRPVWLYQLPQEHIKINGIKIDTVAISPARIRVRVSTTGAGNVAVSIPELAVTGVAIADAYGHATLELECKDAILWSPENPKLYDIKVSFGEDEWTERIGIRTIEYNEKVGFAINGKRVIFRGACIHHDNGLLGAAAHDFAEYRKVRLMKENGYNAIRSAHNPCSEAMLRACDEMGVLMMDEYVDCWYIHKTKNDYAGKVEENYKTDLKALVDKDYNHPSVIMYSTGNEVAETSQERGIKFTGEMTNYLHSLDNSRPVSCGVNIFFNFLFSMGFGVYSDKKAEAEVKNSSKKKAVGSEFFNNLAGLLGADFMKFGATLYPCDLKTKGAFANMDFAGYNYGINRYKKDLKKYPKRLILGSETFCSDAYKFYEIAKKEPRIIGDFVWAGMDYLGETGVGAMEYSDYAPDFNHGIGWVSAGSGRVDLTGKSLSEADYTMVAFEQKDIAIGVIPVKYAKKKHSPSAWKMTNAMQSWTWHGCGGMDTTVEVYSRDEEIELLLNGKSLGRKKRKDDCRVKFDVKYEPGELMAIAYDASGNESHRTSLVTAQSDTILVAEPEQKEISADNGLAYIRLRFCDKDGILNPLAREEIEVEVEGGKLLGLGSGCPFYTKSYLSDTCDTYFGEALAIVKPEERGEIRLKAFVAGKSELSAEAKVNVI from the coding sequence ATGATTAAAAAATGCTTAAATGACAATTGGTTAGTTTATGAAACTGGAAAAAGAGATAACGCAATAAAAGTTGATGTGCCTTATGATGCAATGCTCTTGGATGAAAAGTCAGCAGATAGCGTAACTGGCGTTAATCTGGGATGGATTGTTCCAAAGGATTACACTTATGAGAAGAGCCTTTTTGTGCCGATAGAGTGGAAAGAAAAGGTGAATATAATCTATTTCGAGAGTGTGTATCATAAAGCTTCGGTTTTTGTAAATGGAAGGAAGGCTGCATTTCAGGATTACGGTTACAGCGGATTTTATGTTGATGTGACAGAGTTTTTAAAATACGGAGAAGACAATGAGATTCGTGTGGAAGCAATTAACTCTGACCAGCCAAACAGCCGTTGGTATTCCGGCACAGGTATTTATCGACCAGTCTGGCTATACCAGTTGCCACAGGAGCATATCAAAATCAATGGAATTAAGATTGATACAGTAGCTATTTCACCTGCAAGGATTCGTGTGAGAGTATCTACAACTGGAGCAGGGAATGTGGCTGTATCTATACCCGAGCTTGCTGTAACAGGTGTGGCAATTGCTGATGCATACGGTCATGCTACTCTGGAACTGGAGTGCAAGGATGCCATTCTTTGGTCGCCGGAAAATCCAAAGCTTTATGATATCAAGGTTTCATTTGGTGAGGATGAGTGGACAGAGCGAATCGGTATCAGGACTATCGAATACAATGAGAAGGTTGGCTTCGCAATAAATGGTAAGCGAGTGATTTTTAGAGGAGCCTGCATACATCACGATAATGGATTACTTGGTGCAGCTGCGCATGATTTTGCAGAATATCGCAAGGTCCGTCTCATGAAAGAAAATGGTTATAACGCCATCAGAAGTGCTCATAATCCATGTTCAGAAGCAATGCTTAGAGCCTGCGATGAAATGGGTGTACTGATGATGGATGAGTACGTGGATTGCTGGTATATTCACAAAACCAAGAATGATTATGCTGGCAAAGTGGAAGAGAACTACAAGACTGACTTAAAGGCTTTGGTGGACAAGGACTACAATCATCCAAGTGTAATAATGTATTCTACAGGAAATGAGGTAGCTGAGACTTCGCAGGAACGTGGAATCAAGTTTACTGGAGAGATGACTAATTATCTTCACAGTCTTGACAACTCCCGTCCAGTTTCTTGTGGTGTTAATATATTCTTCAATTTCCTTTTCTCGATGGGATTTGGAGTATATTCTGATAAGAAAGCTGAGGCAGAGGTTAAGAATTCATCTAAGAAAAAGGCTGTGGGAAGTGAGTTCTTCAACAATCTTGCAGGGCTTCTCGGAGCAGATTTTATGAAGTTTGGCGCCACACTTTATCCATGCGACCTTAAAACTAAAGGTGCTTTTGCTAACATGGATTTTGCTGGCTATAACTATGGTATCAACAGATATAAAAAGGATTTAAAGAAGTATCCTAAGCGTTTGATTTTAGGTAGTGAGACATTTTGCTCGGACGCTTATAAATTCTATGAGATTGCAAAGAAAGAGCCTAGAATTATAGGTGATTTTGTTTGGGCTGGAATGGATTATCTGGGTGAAACAGGTGTAGGTGCAATGGAATACAGTGATTATGCACCGGATTTTAATCACGGAATTGGTTGGGTTTCAGCTGGTTCAGGCAGGGTGGATTTAACAGGAAAGTCTCTTTCTGAGGCAGATTATACTATGGTTGCGTTTGAGCAAAAGGATATTGCAATTGGTGTAATACCAGTTAAATATGCTAAGAAAAAACATTCTCCATCAGCTTGGAAAATGACTAATGCAATGCAATCGTGGACCTGGCATGGCTGCGGGGGTATGGATACAACCGTTGAAGTTTATTCAAGAGATGAGGAGATAGAGCTTCTTTTGAACGGCAAGAGTCTTGGACGAAAAAAGAGAAAAGATGATTGTAGAGTAAAGTTTGATGTGAAGTATGAACCAGGAGAATTGATGGCTATCGCTTATGATGCATCAGGCAATGAGTCTCATAGAACATCACTTGTGACAGCGCAGTCAGATACAATCCTTGTGGCGGAGCCAGAGCAAAAAGAAATCTCCGCAGATAATGGACTTGCCTATATTAGACTTAGATTCTGCGATAAGGATGGTATACTCAATCCTTTGGCGAGAGAAGAAATAGAGGTTGAGGTTGAAGGCGGTAAGCTTTTGGGCCTTGGAAGTGGGTGCCCGTTTTATACCAAAAGTTATCTGTCAGACACCTGCGACACATATTTTGGCGAGGCACTTGCTATCGTAAAACCTGAGGAAAGAGGTGAAATTAGGCTAAAAGCATTCGTGGCTGGAAAGAGTGAACTCTCTGCCGAAGCGAAGGTAAATGTTATTTGA
- a CDS encoding DUF1836 domain-containing protein — protein sequence MDNSRKRLNSILHQLAEIDYVHPEDIPNIDLYMDQVLTFLDQELGTVREATEDKAMTKTMINNYTKNQLMPPPTKKKYSRDHMLNLIFIYYFKNFLGLKDIKSILDPINDKYYGDSKGLDFFDIYSDMVGYERKVAKEVTKDIIKKYNMSREAFADQDEESRDVLQDFTFICLLSFDVFVKKMMIEQYISNRRADEEELGNSSKEK from the coding sequence ATGGATAATTCTAGAAAAAGATTGAATTCAATTTTGCATCAACTGGCAGAAATAGATTATGTTCATCCAGAGGACATTCCAAATATAGATTTATACATGGATCAGGTGCTTACGTTCTTGGATCAGGAGCTTGGTACAGTTCGCGAAGCCACCGAAGATAAGGCTATGACCAAGACCATGATTAACAACTATACCAAGAATCAGCTTATGCCTCCACCGACCAAGAAAAAGTATTCCAGGGATCACATGCTTAACTTAATTTTTATTTATTATTTCAAGAATTTCCTTGGACTGAAGGATATCAAGAGTATCCTTGATCCAATCAACGACAAGTACTATGGTGATAGTAAGGGCTTGGATTTCTTTGATATCTATAGTGATATGGTTGGCTATGAGCGTAAAGTCGCTAAGGAAGTAACAAAAGATATTATCAAGAAGTACAATATGAGTCGCGAGGCCTTTGCAGACCAGGACGAGGAGAGCAGGGATGTGCTTCAGGACTTTACATTCATTTGTCTTCTTTCATTTGATGTGTTTGTAAAAAAGATGATGATTGAGCAATATATATCTAATCGTCGTGCTGACGAGGAAGAACTTGGCAATAGTTCTAAAGAAAAGTAA